The DNA segment tctatgtcacggaaagagaaggtgttcttaatgtttaacacactcagtgtatgtgtcaaTGATGTTATAGATTCCAAGTGGTTGATTTTTTAGGGAATTACTATATGCTCTATGTTATACCTGCAGATCATCACAGCAGCCGAAGTTGCTGTGCAGAGGGAGGAGATCGTCCGAGCATCAGGCCTCATCCCGTCACAGAGGGAGGGTatcctccaaacagccagtgtccctgcacagagggaggagatcttccaaacagccagtgtccctgcgcaGTGTGAGGGAATCCTCcgaacagccagtgtccctgcacagagggaggggatcctccaaacagccagtgtccctgcacagagggaggggattctCTCAGCAGCTGGCATCAAtgcacagagggaggagatcctCCGATCATCAGGCCTcctccctgcacagagggaggggatacTCCAAACAGCCAGtttccctgcacagagggaggggattctCTCAGTAGCCAGCATCAAtgcacagagggaggagatcctccgatcatcaggcctcatccctgcacagagggaggggatcctccaaacagccagtgtccctgcgcagagggaggagatcctccaaacagccagtTTCCCTGCGCAGAGGGAGGGAATCCTCcgaacagccagtgtccctgcacagagggaggggattctCTTAGTAGCCAGCATCAAtgcacagagggaggagatcctccgatcatcaggcctcatccctgcacagagggaggggatcctccaaacagccagtgtccctgcacagagggagggaatCGTACCAATGGCCAGCGTCCCAGCGCACAGCGAGGGGATTGTCCTAAAGGCTAGTGTCCCTGCTGAGAGGGAGGaggtcctccgagcatcaggCCTCATCCCTGCACATAAGGAGGGGATCCTCCGAGCATCAGGCCtcatccctgcacagagggaggggattctTCCAGCAGCTTCTATCACTGCGCGGAAGAAGAAGATCCTCAGAGCATCACACGTCACCCATGCACAAAGGGAGTTGATCCTCCTGATGGCCAGTGTCACTGCGCAGAGGAAGGGAATCTTCCCAAAGGCCAGCGTCCCTGCGCACAGGGAGTGGATCGTCCCAAAGGCTAGTGTccctgcagagagggaggagatcttCCTCACAACCAGTGTCCCTATGAAGAATGGAAACAATCATCCACAACCACCTCCCATCATCCCCATGGTGGCACCACTGTGGAAATGGGATGGTGGAGCGTGTACTCCACCTGTGGATTTCTATTCCAAGAGAAGAGGTCACTTAACCTTACCAAATTAGTAAAGAAATTACCATTGTGATAGCGTGAGAATAAGTTGTGATAGATTAAATGTATGGCTCATGTGAGTATATAGCTGTAATACTTTCATGCATTTTCTACATACAACAGGTTTAGCtccattttactttttcattttagtcatttagcagacgctcttatccagagcga comes from the Salmo trutta chromosome 21, fSalTru1.1, whole genome shotgun sequence genome and includes:
- the LOC115156545 gene encoding uncharacterized protein KIAA0754-like isoform X1 gives rise to the protein MNVSLLNNHRYFSSNLAPVPPTGSKTCQQSSLEQGDIPSSFWRLTKLEIQILLNDVKQSINHMQGTLNTLQGQCIELQTAISKIITAAEVAVQREEIVRASGLIPSQREGILQTASVPAQREEIFQTASVPAQCEGILRTASVPAQREGILQTASVPAQREGILSAAGINAQREEILRSSGLLPAQREGILQTASFPAQREGILSVASINAQREEILRSSGLIPAQREGILQTASVPAQREEILQTASFPAQREGILRTASVPAQREGILLVASINAQREEILRSSGLIPAQREGILQTASVPAQREGIVPMASVPAHSEGIVLKASVPAEREEVLRASGLIPAHKEGILRASGLIPAQREGILPAASITARKKKILRASHVTHAQRELILLMASVTAQRKGIFPKASVPAHREWIVPKASVPAEREEIFLTTSVPMKNGNNHPQPPPIIPMVAPLWKWDGGACTPPVDFYSKRRDVRLRYVEHPAMMSITKPEHSDANPQCQTGSRPVAEPETPAVHNNSGGWLSWVFGSGRVNKKEVHLPEDKDRSIVWDPTLHRWVNKTEPKAENKCVPPPPPMGTYGYQGNTGSVPKGVNPYSMKAAGLWGSRYPTMHDNDGTNSKPPSHGPGLLPRQLSGLLPPSHFDLMAPMVVPPDTLPY
- the LOC115156545 gene encoding uncharacterized protein KIAA0754-like isoform X3; its protein translation is MQGTLNTLQGQCIELQTAISKIITAAEVAVQREEIVRASGLIPSQREGILQTASVPAQREEIFQTASVPAQCEGILRTASVPAQREGILQTASVPAQREGILSAAGINAQREEILRSSGLLPAQREGILQTASFPAQREGILSVASINAQREEILRSSGLIPAQREGILQTASVPAQREEILQTASFPAQREGILRTASVPAQREGILLVASINAQREEILRSSGLIPAQREGILQTASVPAQREGIVPMASVPAHSEGIVLKASVPAEREEVLRASGLIPAHKEGILRASGLIPAQREGILPAASITARKKKILRASHVTHAQRELILLMASVTAQRKGIFPKASVPAHREWIVPKASVPAEREEIFLTTSVPMKNGNNHPQPPPIIPMVAPLWKWDGGACTPPVDFYSKRRDVRLRYVEHPAMMSITKPEHSDANPQCQTGSRPVAEPETPAVHNNSGGWLSWVFGSGRVNKKEVHLPEDKDRSIVWDPTLHRWVNKTEPKAENKCVPPPPPMGTYGYQGNTGSVPKGVNPYSMKAAGLWGSRYPTMHDNDGTNSKPPSHGPGLLPRQLSGLLPPSHFDLMAPMVVPPDTLPY
- the LOC115156545 gene encoding uncharacterized protein KIAA0754-like isoform X2 is translated as MVLWAWSEASLHLSMLNHLISCRLEIQILLNDVKQSINHMQGTLNTLQGQCIELQTAISKIITAAEVAVQREEIVRASGLIPSQREGILQTASVPAQREEIFQTASVPAQCEGILRTASVPAQREGILQTASVPAQREGILSAAGINAQREEILRSSGLLPAQREGILQTASFPAQREGILSVASINAQREEILRSSGLIPAQREGILQTASVPAQREEILQTASFPAQREGILRTASVPAQREGILLVASINAQREEILRSSGLIPAQREGILQTASVPAQREGIVPMASVPAHSEGIVLKASVPAEREEVLRASGLIPAHKEGILRASGLIPAQREGILPAASITARKKKILRASHVTHAQRELILLMASVTAQRKGIFPKASVPAHREWIVPKASVPAEREEIFLTTSVPMKNGNNHPQPPPIIPMVAPLWKWDGGACTPPVDFYSKRRDVRLRYVEHPAMMSITKPEHSDANPQCQTGSRPVAEPETPAVHNNSGGWLSWVFGSGRVNKKEVHLPEDKDRSIVWDPTLHRWVNKTEPKAENKCVPPPPPMGTYGYQGNTGSVPKGVNPYSMKAAGLWGSRYPTMHDNDGTNSKPPSHGPGLLPRQLSGLLPPSHFDLMAPMVVPPDTLPY